From Vogesella sp. XCS3, the proteins below share one genomic window:
- a CDS encoding PAS-domain containing protein, with product MLQHSEAGLDSSQRNAMLLYGLDLLDQGVTVFDARLRLLACNQRFLDLLEFPAGLGQVGTPFADYIRYNAYRGEYGPGDPEQQVAERVALAMRFEPHDTERIRPDGSVLRVRGEPLPSGGFIALYTDKTQQQAYERLQQQQKADLESHVRARTAELEAANQRLREAHAANVQITAALQRSEERLRLITDTIPALIAYFDKDHVYRYANKGYSDWFGRRNEHIVGQRIEAALGSKFYAAVVSYVNEALTGKQVTYEYSMEKDDGTHIFARSTLVPEIAPDGEVLGCFVLSFDITEQKQTQSALVQAQKMEAVGQLSGGLAHDFNNMLTVVIGNLAELRRHEENNTALLGYLDPALQAAERGVALVRRLLTFARQQPLLPSAVDIGALLQDMLQLIRRSLPESIALQNQLPPAPLFAMADPHQLESAILNLVLNARDAMADGGSLQLSASLAQLGEREAAEWQLQAGDYVCIEVADTGCGMSPELLLRVFEPFFTTKRFGSGSGLGLAMVYSFARQSGGAVHVSSTPGKGTRFTLRLPHTQPAAQPAGRLNFSGKAGGRERPLTLLVEDNAEVRRVVRLQLTSLGYPVLEAESGDEAALMLENIPDIGLLLSDIVMPGTLDGRALAQLARSLLPRIRVVLMSGYDDSGHHASGGFPKLEKPFTPAELAALLDEVMLCPPQA from the coding sequence ATGTTGCAACACTCCGAGGCGGGGCTGGACAGCTCGCAGCGCAATGCCATGCTGTTGTACGGGCTGGATCTGCTAGACCAGGGCGTCACCGTGTTTGACGCCCGGCTGCGCCTGCTGGCGTGCAACCAGCGCTTTCTGGATTTGCTGGAGTTTCCGGCCGGGCTGGGGCAGGTGGGGACGCCGTTTGCCGATTACATCCGCTATAACGCCTACCGTGGCGAGTACGGCCCGGGCGACCCCGAGCAGCAGGTAGCCGAGCGTGTGGCGCTGGCCATGCGCTTCGAGCCGCATGATACCGAGCGCATCCGCCCGGACGGCTCGGTGCTGCGCGTGCGTGGCGAGCCGCTACCATCGGGCGGCTTTATTGCGCTGTACACCGACAAAACCCAGCAGCAGGCTTACGAGCGGCTGCAGCAGCAGCAAAAGGCCGACCTGGAATCGCACGTGCGCGCCCGCACCGCCGAGCTGGAGGCCGCCAACCAGCGCCTGCGCGAGGCGCACGCGGCCAACGTGCAGATCACCGCCGCGCTGCAGCGTAGCGAAGAGCGGCTACGGCTGATTACCGACACCATCCCGGCACTGATTGCCTACTTCGATAAAGACCACGTGTACCGCTATGCCAACAAGGGCTATAGCGACTGGTTTGGCCGCCGCAACGAGCACATCGTGGGGCAGCGCATCGAGGCGGCATTGGGCAGCAAGTTTTACGCAGCGGTGGTGAGCTATGTGAACGAAGCGCTCACCGGCAAGCAGGTGACCTACGAATACTCGATGGAGAAAGACGACGGCACGCATATTTTTGCGCGCAGCACGCTGGTGCCGGAGATTGCCCCCGATGGCGAGGTGCTGGGCTGCTTTGTGCTGTCTTTTGACATTACCGAGCAAAAGCAGACCCAGTCGGCGCTGGTGCAGGCGCAAAAAATGGAGGCGGTTGGCCAGCTGTCGGGCGGCCTGGCGCATGACTTCAACAATATGCTCACCGTCGTCATCGGCAACTTGGCCGAGCTGCGCCGGCACGAAGAAAACAACACCGCGCTGCTGGGCTACCTGGACCCGGCGCTGCAGGCGGCCGAGCGTGGCGTGGCGCTGGTGCGCCGCTTGCTGACCTTTGCCCGCCAGCAGCCGCTGCTGCCCAGTGCGGTGGATATTGGCGCGCTGTTGCAGGACATGCTGCAGCTGATACGCCGTTCTCTGCCCGAGAGCATTGCGCTGCAAAACCAGCTGCCACCGGCACCGCTGTTTGCCATGGCCGACCCGCACCAGCTGGAAAGCGCCATCCTGAACCTGGTGCTGAACGCGCGCGATGCCATGGCCGATGGCGGCAGCCTGCAGCTGTCAGCCAGCCTGGCGCAGCTGGGCGAGCGCGAGGCGGCTGAATGGCAGCTGCAGGCGGGCGACTACGTGTGTATCGAGGTAGCCGATACTGGCTGCGGCATGTCGCCGGAGCTGCTGCTGCGTGTGTTCGAGCCCTTCTTTACCACCAAGCGTTTTGGTAGCGGCAGCGGCCTGGGCCTGGCTATGGTGTACAGCTTTGCCCGCCAGTCTGGCGGCGCGGTACACGTGAGCAGCACGCCGGGCAAGGGCACGCGCTTTACCCTGCGCCTGCCGCACACCCAGCCCGCCGCGCAGCCAGCCGGGCGGCTGAACTTTAGCGGCAAGGCCGGCGGGCGCGAGCGGCCGCTTACCCTGCTGGTAGAAGACAACGCCGAAGTGCGCCGCGTGGTGCGCCTGCAGCTCACCAGCCTGGGCTACCCGGTGCTGGAGGCGGAAAGCGGCGACGAAGCGGCATTGATGCTGGAGAACATTCCGGATATCGGCCTGCTGCTCAGTGATATTGTCATGCCCGGCACGCTGGATGGCCGCGCCCTGGCGCAGCTGGCGCGCAGCCTGCTACCGCGTATCCGCGTGGTATTGATGAGTGGCTACGACGATAGCGGCCACCATGCCAGTGGCGGCTTTCCCAAGCTGGAAAAACCCTTCACCCCGGCCGAGTTGGCCGCTTTGCTAGACGAGGTAATGTTGTGCCCACCGCAAGCCTGA